CGACCATGTCCGGTTCGAGCGCGTGGCACTCGCTGACCAGGAGCTCGTCGGGCACGCACGGGCCGAGGTTGACCACGGTGTATCCGCACTCCTCGATGAGCAGTTGCAGGAACACCAGGTTCCAGGTGTGCGAGTCGGAGGAGACCGACGTGACGATGACGGTGCCCTTCGGCTCGGCGGGACCGGCCTCCCGGCCCTCCTCGGGCAGGCGCACCGCGCTCACCGCGGGCCCCTCTCCACCGGAGTGCGCGCGTGCTCGATCCGGGTGGCCGAGACGACCCGGCCGCCGGACACCGCGACCTCCACGGGCGCCGGGCGGCCCAGGAACATCAGCAGGCTCGACGTGGGGCCGTAGGCGCCGGTGTTGGGGATGGCCAGCAGGTCGCCGGGGCGCAGGTTCGCGGGCAGCTCGATCTGCCGGCCCAGCACGTCGCCCGGTGTGCACAGCGGCCCGACCAGGCTCGCCTTCTCCGTCTCGGCGTCCGTCGGGACGTGCACGGTGACCGGCATGAGCCGGCCGAGCCCGGACATGCCGCCGAAGGTGTTGATGCCCGCGTCGGCGATCACGAACTTCTTGCCGCGGCTGACCTTGACGTTGGTGACCCGGGTGACCAGGGTGCCGCTGTCGCCGGCCAGGTAGCGGCCGGACTCCACCGCCAGACGAGGGGTGCCCTCCCTCCAGCGCGGGAAGTGCACGTCCAGCGCCGCCGCCAGCTCGTCCCGCAGCTTGGGATAGGCGTCCCGGCCGCCCTGCTGGGCGTACGGCACGGAGAAGCCGCCGCCGATGTCCAGCAGCCGCAGCTCCACTCCCAGGTCCTCCTGGATCGCCGCGGCCACTGCGATGGTGTGCGTCAGCTCACCGATCAGGGCGTCCTCGTCGCGGGCGTTGGACTGCGAGAACAGGTGCAGTCCGGCCAGCCGGGTGCCCGGGACCGAGCGCAGCTGCGGCGCCAGTCCGGCGACGGTCTCACTGTCGATGCCGAACTGGGTGGGCGCCCCGGTCATCCGGATGCTGGTGGTGGCACTCGCCGTGGCGCTGTTGATGCGCAGCAGGCAGTCGACGACCGTGCGGTGCGCGAGGGCCGCCTCCCCGATGTGCTGCAGGTCGCTCAGGGACTCCGCGGAGAAGGTGCCGACGCCCTGGCCGACGGCCTCGGACAGCTCGCCGGGGGTCTTCCCGGGGCCTGTGTAGAGGATGTCGTGGCCGCGGTATCCGGCCTCCAGGGCCGCCGCCAGCTCACCGGTCGAGCTGATCTCGGCCCTGCACGTCGGCCCCTCGCCGGTGCGCAGGGCGCGGACCAGGTCGACGTGCGGGTTGGCCTTGAAGGCGTAGAACACCTCGAAGCCCTCGGGCAGCCAGGCGAACAGGTCGCGGCGGGCAGCCCGGGCCCGGTCCAGGTCGTACACGTACAGCGGGGTGCCGAACCGGCGGGCCAGCTTGGTGGGGTCTGTGGACTGGTCGGTCATTCTCCGCTCCCGTCGAGCATCAGGGCCAGCTCCTTGCGCGCGTTCTTGCCGTGCTGGGTGAGCGGGAAGTCGCTGAGGACGCGGCAGATCGCCGGCACCTTGGCGGGTTCCAGGCGACGGGTCAGTTCCTTCAGGACGGTGCGCGGCGGCAGGTCGCTCTCCACGAACAGCGCCAGGTCGTGCTTGTCGTTCGGCGGAAGCGCGGCGGCCGCCCGCACCCCGGGGATGTCCATGGCGGCGCCCTCGATCTCGAGGGTGCTCATGCGGAAGCCCTTGCGCTTGAACATGTCGTCGCGGCGCCCCTCGAAGTACAGGTAGCCGTCGGCGTCGAGGCTGCCGTAGTCGCCGGTGTGCAGCCGCAGCTCACCGGTCCCCGGGTCCCTGCGGAACGCCTTGGCGGTGAGTTCGGGGCTCTTCCAGTAGCCCGGCATGACGTGCGGGCCCACGGCGACGATCTCGCCCGTCTCACCGGTGGGCACAGGCCGGCCGTCCGCGTCCAGGATCAGCACCCGGGTGCCGGGCAGCGGGAGGCCGACCGCGCCGGGGCGTTCGGTGTCCTCCTCCGGCGGCATCACGGTGATGCGCTTGGCCTCCGTCTGGCCGTACTGGCGCACCACCCGGACCCCGGGGAAGTGCCGGCGCAGCGCGTCGATGGTGGCCTGCGGCAGCGCGGCCCCGGTGTTGGTGAACAGCCGCACCGGCGCCTGCGGTTCGTCGCTGCGTCCGGCCAGGGTGACGATCATCGAGGCCAGCGAGGGCACCAGCGGGACGACGGTGGCACCGGTCTCCCGCATCCGGCGCAGCAGCACCAGGTCGGAGTCGCGGTCGGCGAGGACGATCTCGCAGCGCGCGATGCAGGTCATCAGGACCTTGTACAGGCCGTAGTCCCAGGACATCGGGAAGCGGCAGAAGACCACGTCGTCGGGGCGGTAGCCGAGGGCCTCGACCAGCGCCCGGGAGGCGAAGGTCACCTGGGCGTGCGGGCAGACGACCGCCTTGGGCGCGGCCGTGGAGCCGGAGGTGTAGATCAGCGTGGCCACGTCCTCGGGGCCCACCTCCTCGGCGTCCGCGCCGGCGCCCCGGGCCCGCAGCTCCTCCACCTGCGGCCACAGGTCGGCCAGGAGATGAACGGAGCCGGTGATCTCCGCGAGGTTGTCACCGCTCGCGGCGTCGCCGATGACCAGCTCCGGCTCGGCGTTGGCGACGACATGGCGCAGGTGGTAGCTCTTCATCGCCGGGTTCAGCGGCACGAAGACCGCGCCCGCCCGGGAGGCGCCGTAGAACATGGCCGCCAGTTCGCGGGTGGTGGGCAGCTGCAGCACGACCCGGTCGCCGCGGCCGACTCCCCGCTCACGCAGCCAGGCCGCGAACGCCACGCCGTACTCGGCCAGTTCACGGTAGGTCCAGCTTCCGGTGGCGTCCCGGATCGCGGGGGCGTGCGGTGCCTCGGCGGCGGCCTCGTCGAGGAGGCCGTGCACGAGTGTGCTCCGGGCCGCCGGCCCGGAATGCGTTCCGGATTCTTCCAGTGACGAATACGAGTGGCTGACCAACGTCGCACCCCGCTTTGAGTTGTGGCTCGGTTCGCCGAAATCCGCTTTCGTCGAGAACCTCGTTGGCCACGGTATGGGGGGTGCGTCGGCGGTCAAACCCCTAGCTCCCCCTATCCGGTCCGCCCGGCCCCGGACGGAACAGAATTCGAGGGGAATTCCGGCAGACCTGCCGCACTGTTTCAGGAACGCCTCGTGGCGCGCCTCGAATCATTCTCGAGAGCGGCTCGAACGGGCGTCGTGCAAAGCCGCCGAATAATCCTCGAGATCGATGTTCTCCGCGGCCCGCACGGACAGCCGCGAGAAGTATCCGGCCAGCACGGGCAGTTGCAGGACCCGGTAGGCCAGGTTCCGGCCGCGGATCCCGCGCGCGGTGGCGGGGGCGAGCATGCGGCCCGCGCTGTCGGCGTTCTTCTGGCAGCCCAGGGCGTAGGCGCGGATCCGCTCCTCGTACGCGGCAAGGGCACCGCGGTGGTGGCCGGCACGCATCGCCAGTTCCCCGGCGAGCACGTACGCGCACACGAGGGCGAGGCCGGTGCCCAGACCACCCATGGTCGCCCCGTAGCCCGCGTCGCCGAGCAGCACGACCCGGCCCTCGGAGAACCGGTCGACGCGGACCTGGGCCATGGCGTCGAAGTACACGTCGTCGGCCTCCTGAAGCGCCTTCAGGGCCCGCGGCACCTCCCAGCCCAGCCCGGCGTAGCGCTCGGCGAGGAGCGCGCGCTGCCGGTCGCCGCCGAGCCGCGCGTGCCCGGGGTCCGGCTCGGCGAACACCATGGTGACCAGGCACGTGGCCGGGTCCCCGCCGTAGTGACCCAGGCACAGGGCGCGGCCGGGGGCGTTGAACCACTGCGCGCAGCGGTCCAGACCGAGGTGGTTCGGGGCGTCGTAGACAGCGACGTAGTGGCCGAGGAAACGCAGGTGGTGCGGCTCGTCGCCGAACACCAGGCGGCGCACGTTCGAGTGCAGCCCGTCCGCGCCCACCACCAGGTCGAAGGTGCGGGGCGCGCCGTGTTCGAAGGTGACGTGCACCGCGTCCGGGGTCTGTTCCAGGACGGCGATGGAGTCCCCGAAGACGTACTCGGCACGGTCCCGGGTGTGCTCGTAGAGGATCTCGGAGAGGTCGCCGCGGAAGATCTCCACGTCGCCGCTCATGAACTCCGACGACAGCCTGGCCTGTTCCCGCCCGTCGGGGCCGAGGAAGCACTGGGCGCCCATGTGCGTCTGCCGGGCCCGCACCTCCTCCCACAGGCCCATCCGCCGCAGCACCGTGCGGTGCGCGGAGCCCCGCAGGTCGACGGCGAAACCGCCCCGGCGCAACGCCGGGGCCTTCTCCACGAGCGTCACGGAACAGCCGTACGCGGTCAGCCAGTACGCGAGGGCCGGACCGGCGACGCTGGTACCGGAGATCAGGACACTCCGGCCGCGCAGGGCGTCGGTGGCGGCTTCTTCGCGCATGCTGCTTCCTCCGTGAACGGGTGCGGCCCGGAACACCTCCTGCCGATTGTGTCCCAGTACCGGCGGGGCAACCGTCACGCTGCGCCGGGGACGGCCGGATACGGCTCCTCGGTCCCGGCGGCTCCCCCGCTCCCGGCGCCCCGCCCGTGTTGCGGGAACGGGACTGCGGGGAGGACGCCCGTGTGAGACCCGTGGAACGCCCGGTTCACCGGTCCGGCCGAATTCTGTCTCCGGACTCGCCGCCGTCCTGCCGGGCGGTGCGGGACGCGGAGGAGCAGACGGGATGCCAGCGGGTGCTGGCCGTCAGGAGATCGGCGGCCCAGCCGTCCAGGCGGCGGCGCCCGAGATCCGCCCGTGCCCCCCTGGGGTCGCCGAGCACCCCGTTCGGGGTGACCCCGCGCAACCCCACGCGCAGCAGCGCGGGCAGCAGGGCCGGCAGCGGCCGCCTGTCGCCTTCTTCGGCCCGTTCGCGGCGTACCGTGCCGGGCCGAAGGACCAGCATGGCCGAGGTCTCGGCCCGCCCGGCGTGACTGTCGGCCGGATCCCCTTCCGGTTCCCAGAAGTACGCCCGGCGTCCCTCCGCGCGCAGCCGCGCCACCGCCCGGCGCACAGGTACGGCATTGCCTCCGTGCGCCGAGACGAACGCGACGGCCGCGAACGCGTCGGCGGAGCGGCCCAGTTCGGTCAGCAGCAGTTCGGTGGCCTGCCGCCCGATCGACAAGGTGCCGGGGAACCCGGCGTGTTCCCCGCTGGAGCCGTAGGACACCGGCGGTGCCAGCACCACCCAGGGCCGGGCCGCCGCCAGCCGCTCCGCCAGCGCGAGCGCGATGTCCGTGTCCACCGTGAAGGGCAGGTGCGGCCCGTGCTGCTCGGTGGACCCCACCGGCACGACCAGGACGCTCCGGTCCGCCGTGGCGGCGATCTCCGGCCACGTCGCCTCCGCCAGCCTGCGCGGCTTCGGCATCCGCCCCCCACCTTCCGTTTGCGAAGTCCGTATGTCGTTGTGTCGCGCGGGGCTTGGCACGGCCTGCACGTCGTCCTGTTCGCGTGGGCCTGGCATCGGCCTGCCCCCTCCGCGGGTCCGGCTCCGGCGTTCCGTTTGACGCCGTGCCGGCATGGCCCGTGCCCGGCCCCGTCGCCAGCCGCGTGACCCGTGCGAGGTGCCGGGCCGCGGGCATCCGGCCCACCCGGATCAGGCCCGTCGCACCCCGTCCCGCCCCGGCCACTCCTGTGCGTCCGGAAGCAGTGGGGCCAGGGTGCGGTGCCGCAGGGCGCCCCACCAGACACCGGCGCCGTAGGCGAGGTCGTCGGCGATACGGGCCGGGAGCCACTGGTGCAGCGGCAGCGCGGGGCGCCCTGCGCGCCAGTCGGCCACATGGCGGCCCCAGGCGGCGGCCAGCAGCAGCCGCCCGTGCCGGGAGGCGGCCAGGGCCGGCACCGCCACCGGCCACCACGAGCGGGTGACCGCGTCCGCGAACATCCGGCCCGCACCCCAGTGGCCGCGCAGCGCCAGCGCCACCGACTCCTCGGCCGGTACGCCCACCCCGCGCAGTCTGCGCGGCAGCAGCGACGCGGTGATCAAGGCCGTGGCGGAGGCGGCGGCCGGCCGGCCCGCGGCCACGGCGCCCCAGCACGCCAGCGTCCAGGGCGACACCCGCACCGGCGCCGCCGCGGCACCGTGCCGCAGCGCGAGCGGCGCGGCCGACGTCCCGTAGTCGAAGCGCTGCCGCGCCCACGCCGACCACCGGGACCGCGGCGCGTGCCACACCTGGGCGGCCGGCTCGTAGCGCACGAGCTGCCCCTGGCCGGCCAGCCGCCACACCAGGTCGACGTCCTCGCCGAAGCGCAGGGTCTCGTCGAACCCGCCGAGCGCGCGCAGCGCCGCGACCCGGACGACGAGGGCGGCGGTCGGCACGTAACTCACCCGGCTGCCGGGCCGCACGAGGGACGGCAGCGGCCCGAGGTCGATGGGGGAGCGGTCCTGCTCGTACCGGTCCAGCGCGCTGTCACCCGGCCGGCTGCGCACGCGCGGTGCCACCGCGGCCACCCGCGGATCGGCGAAGTGCGGCAACAGGGCCGCCAGCCAGCCCGGTTCGGGCACCACGTCCGCATCCAGGAAGGCGACCAGCTCCGTGTCCGCCAGCCGCCAGCCGCTGTTGCGCGCGGCGGCCGGACCGCGCGCGGCCGGATGCCGCACGGTGGCGCCGGGCAGCGGCACCGCGCTGCCGTCGTCCACCACCACGGTGGCGGCGAGTTCCGTCAGCCGTGCCAGTGTCGCCGTCACCCCGGGCCGGTCGCGGACCGGGATCACGGCGGTGACGTCGGCCTCGGTGAACGGGCCCGCGGTGTAACGGGGATGGACCAGTCCGGCGGACACCAGCTGCTGAGCCAGCCGCCGGAGTCCGGGCGCACCGGACACCGCCTGACCGTCGAGCCAGCCGTCGACCAGCCGGGCGCCGGCCGCGCTCAGCCGCAGTACCCGGTAGGGCGAACCGCCGAGCAGCGTACGGCCGCCGTCCAGCCGGCTGAGGGAGACATCCGGGTCCAGACGCAGCAGGGCCGTCTCCGGCGTCGTCGCAGCCGCGCTCGGTGTGCTCATGGCAGGAAACCTCCGTCGGCGTGGACGACCGTGCCCGTGATGGCGGACGCCTGCGCGCCGCACAGCCAGCAGACCGCCGCCGCGACCTCCGCCGGCTCCAGCAGCCGCTGAAGCAGCTGGTGCCCGGCGAACTCGGCGGTGTCCGGCAGCCCGTACAGGTCGGCGCTGGCCTGGAGCATGGGGGTGCGGGTGGAGCCGGGGGAGACGGCGGTGGCGGTCACGCCGGTGCCGCGCAGGTCGGCGGCCAGACCCCGGATCAGGCCCACCACCGCGTGCTTGGCCGCGTTGTACCCGGCCAGATGCCACAGCCCGTGGTGGGCGGCCGCCGAGGCGAGCGCCACGAACCGGCCCGAGCGCGGCCCGGGCGCGGCCAGCAGCCGGGGTACGGCGGCGCGGGCCAGGTTGGCCACCCCGCGCACCCCGATGTCGAACAGGGCGTCCCACTCGGCGTCGGTGGTCTCCCACAGCGGCCGGCCCCCGGCCATCACCGCCGCCGCGGCCACGGCCGCGTGCAGCTGCCCGGAGTGCCGGTACGCCAGCTCGACCGCCGCGTC
This sequence is a window from Streptomyces sp. NBC_00557. Protein-coding genes within it:
- a CDS encoding type III PLP-dependent enzyme, yielding MTDQSTDPTKLARRFGTPLYVYDLDRARAARRDLFAWLPEGFEVFYAFKANPHVDLVRALRTGEGPTCRAEISSTGELAAALEAGYRGHDILYTGPGKTPGELSEAVGQGVGTFSAESLSDLQHIGEAALAHRTVVDCLLRINSATASATTSIRMTGAPTQFGIDSETVAGLAPQLRSVPGTRLAGLHLFSQSNARDEDALIGELTHTIAVAAAIQEDLGVELRLLDIGGGFSVPYAQQGGRDAYPKLRDELAAALDVHFPRWREGTPRLAVESGRYLAGDSGTLVTRVTNVKVSRGKKFVIADAGINTFGGMSGLGRLMPVTVHVPTDAETEKASLVGPLCTPGDVLGRQIELPANLRPGDLLAIPNTGAYGPTSSLLMFLGRPAPVEVAVSGGRVVSATRIEHARTPVERGPR
- a CDS encoding FAD-dependent monooxygenase, with protein sequence MREEAATDALRGRSVLISGTSVAGPALAYWLTAYGCSVTLVEKAPALRRGGFAVDLRGSAHRTVLRRMGLWEEVRARQTHMGAQCFLGPDGREQARLSSEFMSGDVEIFRGDLSEILYEHTRDRAEYVFGDSIAVLEQTPDAVHVTFEHGAPRTFDLVVGADGLHSNVRRLVFGDEPHHLRFLGHYVAVYDAPNHLGLDRCAQWFNAPGRALCLGHYGGDPATCLVTMVFAEPDPGHARLGGDRQRALLAERYAGLGWEVPRALKALQEADDVYFDAMAQVRVDRFSEGRVVLLGDAGYGATMGGLGTGLALVCAYVLAGELAMRAGHHRGALAAYEERIRAYALGCQKNADSAGRMLAPATARGIRGRNLAYRVLQLPVLAGYFSRLSVRAAENIDLEDYSAALHDARSSRSRE
- the mftF gene encoding mycofactocin biosynthesis glycosyltransferase MftF (Members of this protein family, MftF, are glycosyltransferases, members of PF00535 (glycosyl transferase family 2). The encoding gene is found as part of the mycofactocin cassette, in Mycobacterium tuberculosis, many other Actinobacteria, and occasional members of other lineages. Mycofactocin itself, a putative redox carrier, is a heavily modified derivative of the C-terminal Val-Tyr dipeptide of the mycofactocin precursor MftA (TIGR03969).), translated to MSTPSAAATTPETALLRLDPDVSLSRLDGGRTLLGGSPYRVLRLSAAGARLVDGWLDGQAVSGAPGLRRLAQQLVSAGLVHPRYTAGPFTEADVTAVIPVRDRPGVTATLARLTELAATVVVDDGSAVPLPGATVRHPAARGPAAARNSGWRLADTELVAFLDADVVPEPGWLAALLPHFADPRVAAVAPRVRSRPGDSALDRYEQDRSPIDLGPLPSLVRPGSRVSYVPTAALVVRVAALRALGGFDETLRFGEDVDLVWRLAGQGQLVRYEPAAQVWHAPRSRWSAWARQRFDYGTSAAPLALRHGAAAAPVRVSPWTLACWGAVAAGRPAAASATALITASLLPRRLRGVGVPAEESVALALRGHWGAGRMFADAVTRSWWPVAVPALAASRHGRLLLAAAWGRHVADWRAGRPALPLHQWLPARIADDLAYGAGVWWGALRHRTLAPLLPDAQEWPGRDGVRRA
- a CDS encoding mycofactocin-coupled SDR family oxidoreductase, which produces MEGTPGSAGRRTAVVTGAARGIGAAVVERLAADGWLVVAVDVCRDLPGVGYRLGTETELSALADRWPDAVLPVVADVRDQAALDAAVELAYRHSGQLHAAVAAAAVMAGGRPLWETTDAEWDALFDIGVRGVANLARAAVPRLLAAPGPRSGRFVALASAAAHHGLWHLAGYNAAKHAVVGLIRGLAADLRGTGVTATAVSPGSTRTPMLQASADLYGLPDTAEFAGHQLLQRLLEPAEVAAAVCWLCGAQASAITGTVVHADGGFLP
- a CDS encoding AMP-binding protein, with the protein product MHGLLDEAAAEAPHAPAIRDATGSWTYRELAEYGVAFAAWLRERGVGRGDRVVLQLPTTRELAAMFYGASRAGAVFVPLNPAMKSYHLRHVVANAEPELVIGDAASGDNLAEITGSVHLLADLWPQVEELRARGAGADAEEVGPEDVATLIYTSGSTAAPKAVVCPHAQVTFASRALVEALGYRPDDVVFCRFPMSWDYGLYKVLMTCIARCEIVLADRDSDLVLLRRMRETGATVVPLVPSLASMIVTLAGRSDEPQAPVRLFTNTGAALPQATIDALRRHFPGVRVVRQYGQTEAKRITVMPPEEDTERPGAVGLPLPGTRVLILDADGRPVPTGETGEIVAVGPHVMPGYWKSPELTAKAFRRDPGTGELRLHTGDYGSLDADGYLYFEGRRDDMFKRKGFRMSTLEIEGAAMDIPGVRAAAALPPNDKHDLALFVESDLPPRTVLKELTRRLEPAKVPAICRVLSDFPLTQHGKNARKELALMLDGSGE
- the mftE gene encoding mycofactocin biosynthesis peptidyl-dipeptidase MftE, which produces MPKPRRLAEATWPEIAATADRSVLVVPVGSTEQHGPHLPFTVDTDIALALAERLAAARPWVVLAPPVSYGSSGEHAGFPGTLSIGRQATELLLTELGRSADAFAAVAFVSAHGGNAVPVRRAVARLRAEGRRAYFWEPEGDPADSHAGRAETSAMLVLRPGTVRRERAEEGDRRPLPALLPALLRVGLRGVTPNGVLGDPRGARADLGRRRLDGWAADLLTASTRWHPVCSSASRTARQDGGESGDRIRPDR